The Notamacropus eugenii isolate mMacEug1 chromosome 4, mMacEug1.pri_v2, whole genome shotgun sequence DNA window ACAGAAATCGTTACAGTGAGATCTTCAGGAGCCTGGACAACCTGGAGATTTCCTTGGGAAATTcgtgagtggggggagggagggagaagggagaaagataagCCTCAACCCCAGAGTCCTGCAAGATGACCCCCTAAGCCCCAGAAATCCAAAACCCACTGACCCCCAGCCCAGACAGACTCAACTGTGGGGACACCCTAACCTAGCTCCACCCCTATCCCCACCTCCAGGGCTGTGGAAATGTTGGTTGGAGACTCAGAGCCATTGGATAACCCTGAGCCAGGAGTGGAggtaagaggagagggagagggaaggattgGATCTGCTGATACCTCTAAGAATTCCTACTTAGGTCCTAGGGAAGGGTTCAGGGGTCAGTGACTACTGGCCAAACACTGAGTTTTTCCCTTAGATTAGTGAGACCCAAAGCTGGAGCAGCCCCTTCCCAGGAGACCCTGTTCTTCTCACAGGTATAGGTTGGAGTCAAGGGCTGGGGTGTGGGGTCAGGTTAAGGTTTGGCATGGTTCCTTCAGTTGACCCTATTTCCCAAGGGGAGGAACTGGATACCCGACTTGTGCGCAGTGAAGGGGGTGTGGAGGCCGCCTTGGATTATGCCAAGATGTGGAGCAGACACCTCAAAGAGATTCTGAGCTGGACTGAAAAGAGAGCAAACTATGGTGATTCCTGGCCAAACCCCAGCGCTGTCCCTTGACTTCTGGCTTCTGCCTTTGTCTTCACTCTGCCTTTGGACACTAACCTTAACCTCTGGGCCCCAGTCTTTAATCCAGCCTTCTGACTTTGACACTCTCTTGCTCTGTCTCCACCTCTGACCCTTTATAATCATCTATTCCCAGCCATGACCCCTAAGCTCagatttgatttcatttttccctttccagaGCTAGAATTTTCCAAAAACATCATGAAGCTCGCTGAGGCAGCAAAGGTATCCATCCGGCAACAGGTATGGCCCTATTAACCCTACTCAGAGTCATTCCCCtgttccccatccccatccccatcctccCTCAGCCCCTGCCTCCTGTCTCCTTTCCTGTGGAGGAAAGAACCCAGGCCTAGGAGTCAGAAGAGCTAGACTCAATCCTGGCTCTGATGCTGGTCTCCAGTGGCCTTGGGCCCAGAGGGTCAGTTGATCTAGGTCTGTAAGGTCATATCCAGCTCTATCAGGCTGTGGTCCTTTAACTCTCTAGCTTCCGCTCTTGATTTGTGCCCCTTCCCCAGCATCCTCCAGGACCACTCCGAGACGTCTATGGGCTCTTCTTAGAGCAGGACTTCATCCTCGGAGACCTGACACTGCAGATACTGGCCCAGCAGAAACAGAATTATTACCAGGTCCGTGTGTGTGTAAGACGTATGTATGTGGGCATGCGTGTGTGCCTGCATCCTCACTGACTCCTCCTGGGAAGAGTTGAGCAGGTAGGGAGTCCCACAGCTACATAAGACTTTCTCAAAGAGCTTCCACTCAATCCTGTTCTCTATCCCTGCAGCCCCTGGTGGCCCAGaggaatgaaatagagaaaagacGGAAAGAGATGAAGGCCCAGTGGGCTCGTGAACAGAAGAGGATGGTGAGGGGAATGCCAGGGGAGAGGGAGGTACCTGCTCATCCCTGACCCCTACCACCACTGACCCTGACCTCTGACCCCAGAATGAAGCAGTGCTGGCCTTACGGCGAGCTCGGGTCCAGTACCTGCAGAGGAGTGAGGATGCACAGGCTCGAATCTCAGGCCTTCCTGAGATCCCCAGCAAGCAGCAAGAGCGAAGACGCCGTTCACGGGAGGATGCTCAGGCCAAGGTGTGATGCTCAGTGTGAGCATCTCCCCCAGTGTTTCTGTTTCCTCTcactccctgtgcctcagtttcccttccctctccatacCTTGGTTTCCCCAGGCACTGGAGGCTGAAACTCACTATCAGGCCTGTATCCGGGAGGCCAACCTCCGGCAGCGGGATCTGGAGGCTACAAAACAGAGAATTGTGTCCTGTGTCCGGAAAATGTTGCTTCAGGGGGATGTGGAGCTCAAGAAGGTAAGTGTTGGGATAGGGGTGTCTCTTAGATTTCTGTTCCCTTAAGGAAGATTTGAGGGCCTGTGAAGGTTTGAGAATATTGGGAAGGGGAAATTTCTGGGTTTCTGAGCGACCAATAAAGGATCTATGCTTCTAGGTGTCCCTGTACCTCTTCAGCCTTCGAGGGGACCTGGCTCAACGAGGACCCCAGGGTTTCTCAGCCCTTAGTGAATGCTGTACGCCCTTTGAGCCTGGCCAGCGGTACCTTGAATTTGTACAGACAATGTGGCCAGAGCCTCCACCTCCAGCCCCACCAGATTTCTCCTTCCAGGAGTTTGTGGCCTCAGCACACAGGTAGGATGTCTTTGGATCAATATTCAAGGGATGGTCAGTACCTAGTGGGTCAGGCCAAGGGGGATGTGAGAGGATTCTAGTGCCTGAATGGGCTCAGCACTCATCTCTAACTCCCTTCAGCTCCCCTCTGGATACTCGAAAGAAGGTTCCATCTCAGCAATCATTGCAGTCCAATGAATCCTTATTGGAGCTCAACCCTTGGGAGGATCCTGGGGACCATGGTGAGGGCGAGATGTTTTGGGGAGATCGGAGTGAGGTGATGGAGCACCCAGAATGATTTATACTCACAAGCTGCCATTGTCTCCATCCAGGGAGCCTGGGCATCTCTCTAGGCAGTGATGTGGACAGTATAGGTGGAAGCAGTGAGACTCGGTCTCTAGACTCTCCTACATCCAGCCCTGGTGAGGTTTTAATTTTGGACATCATCCCTTCAGCCTCATAGGTATAGAAAAAGTGAGAGCATCTCTCTTCTCCTTGTGACTCATCCTCCTAAATGATCCCCACACTCTGAATTCTCAGATAACCTTCAAAAGAGGGGAATCAGGGGCCAGACTTGGGCAGCCCTAACCTGAATATCCCTTCCCTACTGACCCCCAGAGCTTGGGGATGGAGCAGACAATGAGAAGAAATGGACACTGTCCAGTGCAGCCCAGACTCACCGTTTTCGAAAGCTTCGAGGTCCAGCTAAGTGCCGTGAGTGTGAGACCTTCATGGTCAGCGGGATCGAGTGTGAGGAGGTATTGTGACCCCAACTCCTCTCTGACTTCTTGCCCCTTGATGACTCTCAGGCTTTCCATGATTCCAAGTGACACTCAACCCCTTTATGATCAATCCTGCAGTGCTCTTTGGCCTGCCACAAGCGTTGCCAGCAGTCTTTACTGATCCTGTGTGGCCACAGGAAGCTCCCAGCCCGAACTCAGCTTTTTGGAGTTGATTTTCTACAGCTGCCCAGGGATTTCCCAGAGGAGGTGCCCTTCTTGGTCATCAAATGCACTGCTGAAATTGAGCACCGTGCCCTCAGTGTACAGGTGCCAAGTCAATtctatttaataagtatttaagtgcctactgtgtgtcacaCATTGTGCTAGGGTACTGGGGATACAGTGACaaaaatgacagtccctgcccttgagaaacCAATGtatagattaaaaaattaaacaaatatattttaagtaaCAGGGGGAATTAGCAATTAAGGAGATCATCATAGGTTTCCTTTAAGATGAGGCACTTGAGTTAAACTTTGAAGGAACTGGTGGTCTTGTTGAgcaagagatggagagggaatgtattctaggtatggggtgagggaggaatcAATTCTCTGGTTCAGGCCTTGACTCCTAATGACCCCTGGCCAGACCATGATCCGTGAGTCAACCATCTGACCCTTGACTACCCAGTATCTTATGATGGACCCATGAACTCTGAAAGATTCAGGCCTTACATGACCCCTTGGCTTCATGGCTTAAAACTCCAATCCTCAGGGTATTTACCGAATCAGCGGATCCCGGGTTCGAGTAGAGCGGCTATGTCAGGCCTTTGAAAATGGCTGGGCCTTGGTGGAGTTGTCGGATAACTCTCCCCACGATGTCACTGGAGTACTCAAGCACTTCCTTAAGGAGGTGAGGCTCAGGCCAGACGGGAAGGGGGAATCAGGAAGCCAAGAAGGATGGTGGAGGACTGCACTTGGGTACTAGGCTTGGGAGACTAAAAGAGGGAAGCCAGGTGGGGAAGATGGGAGCCCATGAGGGATAGGAGGGTAGAGCAAGAAATCAAGATCTCTTCTGGGTGTAAAGCCAGAACACTCCTTGTTTTCCCAGCTTACAgattctatcatcccctcccaaCTCTATGGGGCCTTCATCTCTCTGGCTAAGACCTTGCAACCAGAAGTATCATCAAATGCCTCAGGGAACTCTGAACCTGAACTCAGTCTTGATCCCAGCCCCAATGCTGACCCTGCGGCTGAAGCTGTTAGTGCCCTGAGAACTCTTCTGAGACAGTTGCCTGGCTCTAACTACAATACTCTTCGGCACCTGGTGGCCCATCTGTTCAGGTAAGGTTGGGGCTGAGGCTAGGGCAAGGAGCTAGGCAGAGGTCTCTAGGTcttctgaacccaggtcttcttccAGGGTGGCCTCAAGGTTTGAGGAAAACAAGATGTCAGCCAACAACTTGGGCATCGTGTTTGGGCCAACGCTGCTTCGGCCACCAAAGGGCCAGGGTGGGGTCAGCACCAGCCCAGCCACCTGTCTCCTGGACTCAGGATACCAGGCCCAGATGATTGAGTTCCTTATTGTCCACTATGAGCATGTCTTTGGGATGGAAGAACTCCCTCCAACCACTGCAGAAATATCCGACTCTGGAACTCCTGATCTTGCGACCCAGACCTCTGCTGAAGAAGGGTCTGGTTCTCCAGGGGTCCAAGCATCATCTGATGAGGTAGGGTCCATTTCTAGTCAGTCTCTAGGCCTCTCTAGTACACAACCTCTCCAGAGGTCTTGTATACTACCAAAGAACCTGGGCTGAGTCAAGGGAAGTGGTGAAGCAACAGTTTAAGggtaatgggggaggggaatgggaacAGTAGGGTAATAGGGAAGAAAGAATAGTGTGCTACAGTTGGgggatatgtgtgcatgtgtgtgctaCAGTGTCAGAGGTGATGAGAAATAGTATAAGTAAATTGTAAAGACGAAATGACATTCTGAGTCCCATAGGAAATGGTAGGGGTGGGGAATGGTACCTCCTAGAAATCTGATGATGCATGTGAAAGCATGAACTTGCCCAAATTACAGCAAACCTGAGGGAATGTTTTATGTTATCAGAGAGATTTCCTCCAGAAGTTGTGAAGTTTCTGTGTAAATTCTGCTGACTAAGTGGAAAAATCATTGACTTTTTAAGAAACTCTCTAAGGATTTACAAGGAATAGGGAACAGTGAGATTTTTGAGGGGTCCTGAACACTTCTGATTCTAGCACTGTGCTGGGGTCTGTCCTGGGCCTGGCTCACAGAGTAGGAATCCATCTCTGTGTGCCTGTCCATGGCCGAGGTAAGGCGGTATGGGTCTGTCTCAGGTAAACTCtcagaatttctctctctctgtcccagtTTAGATGCTTTTGGCATTGGGTTTGACTTTGGGGGTTTCTTTGTCTCCAAGCCAACTTAAAATCTCTGAGTCGATCTGAGCTGAGACTCTCTGAAGGTCTTTGGGTTAGACTACCTGTCTTGGGCTAAACCTTTTGAGCCAGGTCAGCACCTGTAGGTCTCTATTTCTGTCCCAGGTCTGTAGTTCTATCCTGGATCAGACTCTGAGTCTCGGAGTTGGGACCTCTTGAGTCTGTCTCTTGGGGTCATACTCATGATTCTCTTCACAGACTCCGTCCAAAGGTGATCTCATTGAATGGGTCGTGGGGAACCCCTCAGCAGAGGGAGAAGGTGAGTGTAGTAGTTAGAAACAACTGGGAGTATTTGGAACTTGAGTCTGGGACATCTTAGGTAGACATGACTGCCTCAAAGATTTAGGGGTTACTCTGGGAGGTAACTGAGGAAGGGCTGACAGCATTGATATCTTGAACGTCCCTGAGAGGTTTGGCATACTGTTGCCCTAAGTGAATTGAATTATTTctagtagtaataatagctagcgtttacataggtttgcaaagcattttagagATATTGTCTTATttatccttacaaaaaccctgggagatggatgctgttgtccccattttacagatgcggaaaatgaggcagagaggttaagtgacttgttcagagttaaacagctagtaagtttctatttgaactcagatattatTGACTTCAGAGGTAGCTAGATAGCTGAGTGGATAAAATattgagtctgaagtcaggaagacctgagttcaaatccagcctcagaaacttaactagctgtgtgaccctgggcaaatcacttaacctctatttgccttaatccaccggagaaggaaattgcaaacccctctcatatttttgccaagaaaaccccatggacagtgtggtccacagaatcatgaagagtttgataccactgaacaattcctgactccaagtccagtactcagTCCACTTCAGAACTTGGGATACTGATGACCTGGGGATATCTGTGGGGGGCCTAGAGGTACAATATTCCAGGGAATAATTCTCTGAGGAATGTATCTGTATCAATAATGTTGGAAGAAGATTTAGGGAGGCTAGAATTAATTAGCCCCCTTTCCTCTTTCAGATTTCGATCAAGTTCGTGAGGAAACCCCTCTAGGGACACAGTCCCGGGGTCATTTTAGTCGCCAGCCTGTGAAATATCCCCGGGCAGGGGGAGTCAAGCCAGTCATCCACCAGTTGTCCAGCTTGGCCCTGGTGGCCTCTAAACTCTGTGAGGAAGCCCCTATCAAGGAGCGTCGTGGAAGCCTTCGGGGCCAGGGGCCTTGGACCGGTGCCTCCCCAGAAGGCAGCCCCCTTCGCCGAGCCAAACTGCCAAAGCACTTTGAAATTACCCAGGAGACAGCCCGACTCCTCTCCAAACTCCAGAGAGAAGGGTCTCAGGATAGCAGGGAATTTCCCTGCTGCCCTGAGTCAGAGCCTCAGTCCCGACCCCTGCCCTATCAGTCCCAGCCCCAACCCCAGCCTGagctccagccccagcccctgcccctgccccagccTGAGCTCCAGCCTCAGCCCCTGCCCCAGCCTGAGCTCCAGCCCCAATCCCAGCCCCAGCCTGAGCTCCGGCCTCAGTTTGAGGAGGCTGAGGACCATTTGTGATTTATaatccttcctccccatcctgaGAGCCTCAGAGTCAATGCAGGTCATTTTCTGGTCATTCAGAGCGGTTAGACTGACCATATTTCCTTGGCTCTCACTGACCATTGCTAGCAGTCAATTAACTAGCAGTCAATAACTCGCAGTCAATAAATTTCTCTGCCTTCCTTGTTTCTGGTTGTCTGACTTGGATTATATATAGAGCAGAGGTGACCATCTGAGGGATCAAAGAGAGCACAGACTCTAACAGCCTTGGCCAAGCTACGAGGTTCAGAGGCTGGTGAGGGAAGTGAGAGTGGGTGGCATGGTGAAGAGGGGGACCAGAGGTGCCAGCCTAAGAGGAAACAcctactccaccccaccccacccctggcTCAGAAGGAGGGCACGGAGCAAATTTCCCAGCgcttaattcaacaagcatttgttaggtTTCATAAGTAGCAGCTTTgcggttacaaagacaaaaaaaaaaagaaatgctttctaccttcaaagagtttacattctcctTAAAAATGAAGTGTAAGAGAGGCCTTCCAGGAGCCTTCCTCCGCAGGTAGGCAGTGTAGCTGGCCCCGGGTTCGGGCCGGAGAAGTTGGGCAGGGCCGAGATTCTGCCGAAAACTCAGGGAACCGCCCCCTGCCTCCAGCCCCGCCCGCCCGCCCTGGCACCTCCCACAGGGTCGCACGCGGAGAAACCGGCTCCAGGTGGTCGCAGGTCTCTGGCTCTGGGAGAAGGGGGTCCGggagaggaggggtggggggtCCGTGGCTGCCTTGGGGGGGGTTGTGGGTGGGAGACTTAGGGGCTCCGCGGCGGGCCTGGGACGGGAGAGAGGGCTGTAGGTGACTTCTGGCGGGCCGGCgattgggtggggagggggctcGGTGGCGGGCCCGGGATGGGGGAGAGGGCCGGAAGGGCTTTGTGGCGGGCGGACCTGGGGAGAGGGCGCGGAGACGGCTCGGCCCTGAGCTGGGACTCTGCGCCTGGGAATTGGGGCTTTACTTGCAAACGGAGTTCCAACGGGAAGGGGCgggggaggggttggggggggggggtctctttTCAATCCTACCGGAGGGAGCTGATGGGAGGAGGGACCAAAAGACTTCTTAGAgttggaggaaggggaaggggccGGGAGGAATGTGGGAAAAGTTAGGGGGTAGGAGGCGGGCTCCTTTTTTGGGGCTGCTGGGCGGGAGCCGCCTCGGTGAGAGGGGCTGGGACGTTTGCTGGGTCCTAGACTGGAGAGGGGAGGGCGGCAGCCCACGGAGTTGTTAGTGTTGGAAAAGGGGGTGAAGCCGTCGGTTGTTAGGAGCCTCTAAAGCTGCCCGCTGACccaaatgtgtgtgtggggggcggCAAAACCCTGCCTGACCAGACTGCCCTGCCCAAAGATAGACCCCCAAGTGCCAGCACTACCGCGGGCGGGAGGGGGGTCCTCTGTTTCAGGTCTGCCTAGAGCGTCTTTGAGGAGGTCCCCTCTCTCAGCGTGCATGAGAGCTTCTCACTGGTATTGCTTTCATTCCAAGGAAGCTGTTGGAGATGTTTTCCCTCTCTCCCGcccctcccatctcctctcttctcctcacctctcctctctaCATATCTCCCTGTTCCCAGCAGAAGACAGTCACCTCCTGTTGGAAActcctttcttttggtttttgtg harbors:
- the GMIP gene encoding GEM-interacting protein isoform X1, with protein sequence MVHICQKTMSRAGAVGEPPEQAGCLGPPGVLAQEMPGLNAGWNSPGQLRRISAHLRLINGKFLNFRALCREGCGAGSDPLKAHLRNLLQAVAELQTRYPGLAGPHVWGAAAALVSAVQGLPQTRGTENRNRYSEIFRSLDNLEISLGNSAVEMLVGDSEPLDNPEPGVEISETQSWSSPFPGDPVLLTGEELDTRLVRSEGGVEAALDYAKMWSRHLKEILSWTEKRANYELEFSKNIMKLAEAAKVSIRQQHPPGPLRDVYGLFLEQDFILGDLTLQILAQQKQNYYQPLVAQRNEIEKRRKEMKAQWAREQKRMNEAVLALRRARVQYLQRSEDAQARISGLPEIPSKQQERRRRSREDAQAKALEAETHYQACIREANLRQRDLEATKQRIVSCVRKMLLQGDVELKKVSLYLFSLRGDLAQRGPQGFSALSECCTPFEPGQRYLEFVQTMWPEPPPPAPPDFSFQEFVASAHSSPLDTRKKVPSQQSLQSNESLLELNPWEDPGDHGSLGISLGSDVDSIGGSSETRSLDSPTSSPELGDGADNEKKWTLSSAAQTHRFRKLRGPAKCRECETFMVSGIECEECSLACHKRCQQSLLILCGHRKLPARTQLFGVDFLQLPRDFPEEVPFLVIKCTAEIEHRALSVQGIYRISGSRVRVERLCQAFENGWALVELSDNSPHDVTGVLKHFLKELTDSIIPSQLYGAFISLAKTLQPEVSSNASGNSEPELSLDPSPNADPAAEAVSALRTLLRQLPGSNYNTLRHLVAHLFRVASRFEENKMSANNLGIVFGPTLLRPPKGQGGVSTSPATCLLDSGYQAQMIEFLIVHYEHVFGMEELPPTTAEISDSGTPDLATQTSAEEGSGSPGVQASSDETPSKGDLIEWVVGNPSAEGEDFDQVREETPLGTQSRGHFSRQPVKYPRAGGVKPVIHQLSSLALVASKLCEEAPIKERRGSLRGQGPWTGASPEGSPLRRAKLPKHFEITQETARLLSKLQREGSQDSREFPCCPESEPQSRPLPYQSQPQPQPELQPQPLPLPQPELQPQPLPQPELQPQSQPQPELRPQFEEAEDHL
- the GMIP gene encoding GEM-interacting protein isoform X2, which gives rise to MEEAQLGLPQTRGTENRNRYSEIFRSLDNLEISLGNSAVEMLVGDSEPLDNPEPGVEISETQSWSSPFPGDPVLLTGEELDTRLVRSEGGVEAALDYAKMWSRHLKEILSWTEKRANYELEFSKNIMKLAEAAKVSIRQQHPPGPLRDVYGLFLEQDFILGDLTLQILAQQKQNYYQPLVAQRNEIEKRRKEMKAQWAREQKRMNEAVLALRRARVQYLQRSEDAQARISGLPEIPSKQQERRRRSREDAQAKALEAETHYQACIREANLRQRDLEATKQRIVSCVRKMLLQGDVELKKVSLYLFSLRGDLAQRGPQGFSALSECCTPFEPGQRYLEFVQTMWPEPPPPAPPDFSFQEFVASAHSSPLDTRKKVPSQQSLQSNESLLELNPWEDPGDHGSLGISLGSDVDSIGGSSETRSLDSPTSSPELGDGADNEKKWTLSSAAQTHRFRKLRGPAKCRECETFMVSGIECEECSLACHKRCQQSLLILCGHRKLPARTQLFGVDFLQLPRDFPEEVPFLVIKCTAEIEHRALSVQGIYRISGSRVRVERLCQAFENGWALVELSDNSPHDVTGVLKHFLKELTDSIIPSQLYGAFISLAKTLQPEVSSNASGNSEPELSLDPSPNADPAAEAVSALRTLLRQLPGSNYNTLRHLVAHLFRVASRFEENKMSANNLGIVFGPTLLRPPKGQGGVSTSPATCLLDSGYQAQMIEFLIVHYEHVFGMEELPPTTAEISDSGTPDLATQTSAEEGSGSPGVQASSDETPSKGDLIEWVVGNPSAEGEDFDQVREETPLGTQSRGHFSRQPVKYPRAGGVKPVIHQLSSLALVASKLCEEAPIKERRGSLRGQGPWTGASPEGSPLRRAKLPKHFEITQETARLLSKLQREGSQDSREFPCCPESEPQSRPLPYQSQPQPQPELQPQPLPLPQPELQPQPLPQPELQPQSQPQPELRPQFEEAEDHL